The following proteins come from a genomic window of Miscanthus floridulus cultivar M001 chromosome 2, ASM1932011v1, whole genome shotgun sequence:
- the LOC136538448 gene encoding transcription factor bHLH18-like has protein sequence MEDSSQFLQWALSTLQHDELPPATPAAAAAYDDNGCNTAFSSIPALGYSAASVSWSSADTDSGSGGGGGGTAWSPSSQQNSVNCATPRSSGSGSSGTNQQVSWNFNSASAQLIKEAQANSAAAAAAARAESGGAGGGVPVPQPQMVHNGPPPTRRASAKMSAASSSLPCSQDHIVAERKRREKINQRFIELSAVIPCLKKMDKATILSDATRYVKELQEKLKSLQQDCSGSGNARGGMESAVLVKKPRIAAPAAGDDEDGGGGGGGAPSPSSCAPAGAAAATTRNALPEIEARISDGNVVMLRIHCADGKGVLVRVLAEVEGLCLSITHTNVMPFSACILIINIMAKVAEGFNTTADDIVGRLNAVLAGGPAC, from the exons ATGGAGGACTCGAGCCAGTTCTTGCAGTGGGCCCTGAGCACGCTGCAGCACGACGAGCTCCCGCCGGCAacgccggcggcggccgccgcctacGACGACAATGGCTGCAACACTGCCTTCTCCTCAATCCCGGCGTTGGGATACTCCGCCGCATCAGTGAGCTGGAGCTCGGCCGACACCGAcagcgggagcggcggcggcggcggcggcaccgccTGGTCGCCGTCTTCGCAGCAGAATTCGGTCAACTGTGCCACGCCccgcagcagcggcagcggcagcagcggcaCCAACCAGCAAGTGAGCTGGAACTTCAATTCGGCGTCGGCGCAGCTAATCAAAGAAGCCCAGGCCAactctgccgccgccgcagccgccgcaaGGGCAGAGAGCGGCGGTGCCGGTGGCGGAGTGCCGGTGCCACAGCCACAGATGGTGCACAACGGGCCACCGCCGACGAGGAGAGCCTCTGCCAAAATGTCGGCGGCTTCTTCGTCTTTACCGTGCTCCCAGGATCACATCGTCGCGGAGCGGAAGCGCCGGGAGAAGATCAACCAGCGTTTCATTGAGCTCTCAGCAGTCATCCCCTGCCTCAAGAAG ATGGACAAGGCGACGATCCTCTCCGACGCGACGAGGTACGTGAAGGAGCTCCAAGAAAAGCTCAAGTCGCTCCAACAAGACTGCAGCGGCAGCGGCAACGCCCGGGGCGGCATGGAGTCGGCGGTGCTCGTCAAGAAGCCGCGCATCGCGGCGCCGGCGGCCGGGGATgacgaggacggcggcggcggcggcggcggagcgccTTCCCCTTCGTCCTGCGCGCCAGCTGGGGCTGCGGCGGCGACCACCAGGAACGCGCTGCCGGAGATCGAGGCGAGAATCTCCGACGGCAACGTCGTGATGCTGAGGATCCACTGCGCGGACGGCAAGGGGGTGCTCGTCAGGGTGCTGGCCGAGGTCGAGGGACTCTGCCTCAGCATCACGCACACCAATGTCATGCCCTTCTCGGCTTGCATCCTCATCATAaacataatggcaaag GTGGCGGAGGGCTTCAACACCACGGCGGATGACATTGTAGGGAGGCTTAACGCAGTGCTAGCAGGTGGGCCAGCGTGTTAG